A window of Metabacillus sp. B2-18 contains these coding sequences:
- a CDS encoding VOC family protein, with amino-acid sequence MSVRLIPYLVMNGNAAEAIEFYQKALNAQLLFSQSFDEMPENPEFPLPEEAKKRISHATMQVGETEVMLSDTFPGQPHQSGNQVTICISTDNPQNSREMFEELSNDGVVTMPLQETFFSPAYGSVTDKFGVNFQIYTKGQN; translated from the coding sequence ATGTCAGTTAGGTTAATTCCGTATTTAGTGATGAATGGAAATGCAGCTGAAGCTATTGAGTTTTATCAAAAGGCTTTGAATGCACAGCTACTTTTTTCTCAATCTTTTGATGAAATGCCCGAAAATCCAGAGTTTCCTCTACCAGAAGAAGCTAAAAAACGAATTTCACACGCAACAATGCAGGTTGGCGAAACTGAAGTTATGCTTTCAGACACATTTCCAGGTCAACCTCATCAAAGTGGAAATCAAGTGACGATTTGTATCTCAACTGATAATCCACAGAATTCTAGAGAGATGTTTGAAGAATTAAGCAACGATGGTGTTGTAACAATGCCATTGCAAGAAACCTTCTTTAGTCCAGCTTACGGAAGTGTCACAGATAAATTTGGTGTAAACTTTCAGATCTATACTAAAGGACAAAATTAA
- a CDS encoding SpoIID/LytB domain-containing protein: MITFENKPINAYYSASNGGVTENNKNVWGETAKAYFPVKKDPYDPIQPWTLTLQKEQLFLEKIDASRLGWWDKLKEKEASITEPMKQRLKKQGYDGDIKILSISQLDISPEQNESNRAKKGSIKIEFLRQLIEGTILYEVVELNDTDIDKIRPLIGGSSFKSYLIDTFEEHDRYYVIRGRGFGHGVGMSQWGASIMGDKGYTYREIIDHYYPGTTIKKIADIQKEEEKKVKTSKRGEYEKQ, translated from the coding sequence ATCATTACATTTGAAAATAAGCCCATCAATGCTTATTATTCGGCAAGTAACGGGGGAGTAACTGAAAACAATAAGAATGTTTGGGGGGAAACAGCAAAAGCATACTTTCCGGTAAAGAAAGACCCTTACGATCCTATTCAGCCATGGACACTCACTTTACAGAAGGAACAGCTTTTTTTAGAAAAGATAGACGCTTCTAGGTTAGGTTGGTGGGACAAGTTAAAAGAAAAAGAGGCTTCAATAACAGAACCTATGAAACAAAGGTTAAAAAAACAAGGATATGATGGGGATATAAAAATCTTATCCATATCACAGCTAGATATATCACCAGAACAAAATGAATCAAATCGTGCAAAAAAAGGGTCAATCAAAATAGAATTCTTAAGACAATTAATAGAAGGAACCATTCTGTATGAAGTTGTTGAGCTCAACGATACCGACATAGATAAAATAAGACCTCTTATTGGAGGATCTTCCTTTAAAAGCTACCTAATTGATACATTCGAAGAACACGATCGTTACTATGTTATAAGAGGTAGAGGTTTTGGTCATGGTGTTGGAATGAGTCAATGGGGCGCAAGTATAATGGGCGATAAGGGATACACTTACAGAGAGATCATCGATCATTATTATCCAGGAACAACGATTAAAAAAATAGCTGATATACAGAAGGAAGAAGAGAAGAAAGTGAAGACGAGTAAACGTGGTGAGTATGAAAAGCAATAA
- a CDS encoding SpoIID/LytB domain-containing protein, whose translation MKRLILLLLFVSIFSNHVNVNASEILKVKLKNYIGDKEELTIQVKGRFTTINGIEVISEGVEHILTVKKGSILLTNQNDKTMFNDSLVLIPDVYDEEHVITVNDKKYLGAMEFIIEDGKYIRPVNQIPIEDYLKGVVPFEVYPSWKLETLKAQALAARTYTMTHMDKEMDDTIQFQVYGGYEWFEQASKAVDETKGEKSLHLKISPSMLIIRQVTGE comes from the coding sequence ATGAAACGTTTAATCTTACTGTTACTATTTGTATCTATATTTTCAAATCATGTAAATGTCAATGCGAGTGAAATATTAAAGGTAAAGTTAAAAAATTACATAGGAGATAAAGAGGAGCTCACCATACAGGTTAAAGGTAGATTTACAACAATAAATGGAATTGAAGTGATAAGTGAGGGAGTTGAACACATTTTAACCGTCAAAAAAGGTTCGATTTTACTTACGAATCAAAACGACAAAACGATGTTTAATGATTCCTTAGTCTTAATACCAGATGTATATGATGAAGAGCATGTGATCACTGTGAATGACAAAAAGTACCTTGGCGCAATGGAATTTATCATAGAGGATGGTAAATACATCAGACCTGTCAATCAAATCCCTATTGAGGATTATTTAAAAGGTGTTGTTCCTTTTGAAGTATATCCTTCGTGGAAACTAGAAACCTTAAAGGCACAAGCACTTGCTGCTAGGACCTACACGATGACACATATGGACAAGGAAATGGATGATACCATTCAATTTCAAGTTTATGGTGGATATGAATGGTTTGAACAAGCTTCAAAAGCGGTTGATGAAACAAAAGGTGAAAAATCATTACATTTGAAAATAAGCCCATCAATGCTTATTATTCGGCAAGTAACGGGGGAGTAA
- the qacH gene encoding quaternary ammonium compound efflux SMR transporter QacH — protein sequence MSYLYLALAIVGEIIGSSLLKASEGFSKLYPTIGVIIAFVGCFFFLSLSLKTIPLNTAYALWAGLGLVLTTVISVLVWKEKLNMASIAGITLILVGVVILNLFGPGHGESGHEASETITMNETME from the coding sequence ATGTCATATCTATATTTAGCACTTGCAATAGTGGGGGAGATTATTGGCTCTTCCCTATTAAAAGCATCTGAAGGCTTTTCAAAACTCTATCCTACAATAGGGGTAATAATAGCTTTCGTTGGTTGTTTTTTCTTTTTATCCTTGTCGCTAAAAACAATCCCCTTAAACACTGCATATGCATTATGGGCAGGTTTAGGACTTGTTTTGACTACAGTAATTTCAGTTTTAGTTTGGAAGGAAAAACTTAACATGGCTAGCATTGCAGGAATAACACTGATTCTTGTAGGAGTTGTAATATTGAATTTGTTTGGACCAGGACATGGAGAATCTGGTCATGAAGCAAGCGAAACTATTACAATGAATGAGACAATGGAATAA
- a CDS encoding TetR/AcrR family transcriptional regulator yields the protein MSISKHANKKKNILIAASEIVKEEGVVKLTLEAVAQRAGVSKGGLLYHFPSKEALIKGMVEDWTNNYFECINTLVNNDDDNAIGKWNRAYLKSTFSDLENNNLNSALMAAMFINPDLLDEFRQRYDILHTKLITDGIDPVKITITRLSIDGLWFSEIFGMAPLNEELKTQVFDELINMIQEDE from the coding sequence ATGTCTATTTCAAAGCATGCTAATAAGAAAAAAAATATATTGATTGCTGCATCTGAAATTGTAAAAGAAGAAGGAGTTGTCAAACTCACATTAGAGGCAGTCGCCCAAAGAGCTGGCGTGAGTAAAGGTGGATTATTATACCATTTTCCTAGCAAGGAAGCATTAATTAAAGGAATGGTGGAAGATTGGACAAATAATTATTTCGAATGCATTAATACGTTAGTTAATAACGACGATGATAACGCAATAGGAAAATGGAATAGGGCTTATCTTAAATCTACATTTTCCGATTTAGAAAACAATAATCTAAATTCCGCACTAATGGCTGCTATGTTTATTAATCCAGATTTATTAGATGAATTCCGGCAGAGATACGATATTTTGCATACAAAGTTAATAACTGATGGAATTGATCCTGTCAAAATAACAATTACAAGATTATCCATAGATGGTCTTTGGTTTTCAGAAATATTTGGAATGGCACCATTAAATGAAGAACTAAAAACACAAGTTTTTGATGAACTAATAAACATGATTCAGGAGGACGAATAA
- a CDS encoding glycosyl transferase, with protein MSDYIGKLVNNFKLWWNNESEEKVIDVVSSNSINNYDELEEPMILTSHHVKDSLEPVNENRYDQLSKTQEIVEEPTIVNKPYNFCVISGKEYIFKVLALYESIKKYTDEFHLFVCCIDELTYSIFSKLTLENMILVKVEDLEDNRLRKVKKTRQTNEYCWTLKAPLMEYLLENYNLASIVYVDGDLYFFSNPKPIFNEWEEKSIYLCPQRDLDWVEEKYGKFQAGLVGFKNDHYGREALKWWKEKCIEWCYKESSNNRFGDQKYLDDLTRFFPRVKISSHLGIDAAPWNTIYNNNYKLTTNENRLYIENDPLIVFHFACLSIYNFSEFDLWSLNTLKIDRKIINNVYVPYLEAIRKSINKISQIDKHILEQGLQKENPSNAKTYYKYSKLSREIDQWDNFMNFTVIMSEEYLIKGLALYGSIHQKMRNFHMWILTIDKTTHQILTEMNLQHVSLIRLEEIEDERLLKVKKERAINEYCWTLKAPLCQYVLNKVKEIDHIIYCDSDNYFFNNPLELMNEWGSYSIFLSKQNGTTELENIHGQYQAGLIGFKRDDMSLTILDWWKEKCMDHCSNEYNPQYDSWGDQKYLESIPKLFSNIKIIDHMGINVAPWNLVMKNEHTVSKENSTLTIDGNLLVSYHFGSMIMINEEHYDLWKLEKLSFSEEVLNYIYIPYIHHLINITRNFRDIIGIYDISPFCTPVSSNYSAKNPLHVSHYHEV; from the coding sequence ATGAGTGATTATATTGGAAAATTAGTAAATAATTTTAAGTTATGGTGGAACAACGAAAGTGAAGAAAAGGTAATCGACGTTGTTTCAAGTAACAGTATCAATAATTATGATGAACTAGAAGAACCTATGATTCTAACTAGTCACCATGTAAAGGATTCTTTAGAACCAGTAAATGAAAACAGGTATGATCAACTATCTAAAACACAAGAGATTGTAGAAGAACCAACTATAGTAAATAAACCATATAACTTCTGTGTTATATCTGGAAAAGAATATATTTTTAAAGTGCTTGCCTTATACGAATCAATCAAGAAATATACGGATGAATTTCATTTATTTGTTTGTTGTATCGATGAGCTGACCTATTCAATTTTTTCAAAACTAACTTTAGAAAATATGATTTTAGTTAAAGTTGAAGATTTGGAAGACAACAGACTAAGAAAAGTTAAAAAAACAAGACAAACGAATGAATATTGTTGGACTTTAAAGGCACCGCTAATGGAATATTTACTAGAAAACTACAATTTAGCTTCAATCGTATATGTAGATGGAGATTTATATTTTTTCTCAAATCCTAAACCTATTTTCAATGAGTGGGAAGAAAAATCAATCTATTTATGTCCACAAAGAGATTTAGATTGGGTTGAGGAAAAGTACGGTAAATTTCAAGCAGGTCTAGTAGGGTTTAAAAATGATCACTACGGTCGTGAGGCACTTAAGTGGTGGAAGGAAAAATGTATAGAGTGGTGCTATAAAGAATCTTCTAATAATAGATTCGGTGATCAAAAGTATTTAGATGATCTAACAAGATTTTTTCCTAGAGTTAAAATATCATCACATTTAGGGATTGATGCAGCTCCTTGGAATACAATCTACAATAATAATTATAAATTAACTACAAATGAAAACAGACTTTATATTGAGAACGACCCATTAATTGTTTTTCATTTTGCCTGTCTTTCCATTTACAATTTTTCAGAATTTGATTTATGGTCATTAAATACTTTAAAAATAGACCGTAAGATTATTAATAACGTGTATGTTCCTTATCTAGAAGCGATTCGTAAAAGTATCAATAAAATTTCACAAATCGATAAGCATATTTTAGAACAGGGATTACAGAAAGAAAACCCATCTAATGCAAAGACTTACTATAAATATTCTAAATTAAGTCGCGAAATAGATCAGTGGGATAACTTTATGAATTTCACAGTGATTATGAGTGAGGAATATTTAATAAAAGGGTTGGCATTATATGGTTCAATTCATCAAAAGATGCGAAATTTTCACATGTGGATATTAACAATAGACAAAACAACACACCAAATATTAACTGAAATGAACCTACAGCATGTATCTCTCATTCGACTAGAAGAGATAGAAGATGAAAGACTACTGAAAGTGAAAAAAGAACGTGCGATAAATGAATATTGTTGGACTTTAAAGGCCCCGTTATGTCAGTATGTCTTAAATAAAGTGAAAGAAATAGATCACATTATCTATTGTGATAGTGATAACTACTTTTTTAATAACCCTTTAGAATTAATGAATGAATGGGGAAGTTACTCCATTTTCTTAAGTAAACAAAATGGTACAACGGAATTAGAGAATATTCATGGACAGTATCAAGCCGGATTGATTGGATTTAAACGCGATGATATGTCTCTTACAATTCTCGATTGGTGGAAAGAGAAGTGTATGGATCATTGTTCGAATGAATATAATCCCCAGTATGATAGTTGGGGGGATCAGAAATATTTAGAGTCAATACCTAAGCTTTTTTCCAATATTAAAATCATTGATCATATGGGCATTAATGTTGCTCCATGGAACTTAGTCATGAAAAATGAACATACTGTTTCTAAAGAGAATAGTACATTAACAATAGACGGAAATCTATTAGTTTCCTATCATTTTGGCAGTATGATCATGATAAATGAGGAACATTATGATCTTTGGAAGCTTGAGAAGTTATCCTTTTCTGAAGAAGTCTTAAATTATATCTATATACCTTATATTCACCATTTAATAAATATTACGAGAAATTTTAGAGATATAATAGGAATTTATGATATCTCACCTTTCTGCACTCCAGTTTCTTCAAACTATTCTGCAAAGAACCCATTACATGTTAGTCATTATCATGAGGTCTAG
- a CDS encoding sugar phosphate nucleotidyltransferase — translation MKVVILCGGKGLRMRGLEENIPKALARVNGKPIIWHIMKLYSQYGYNEFILPLGYQGEKIKEYFIEYKWKESDLELVLNENNPIPLNNIEDWSITFADTGLETMTGARIKNIEKYVDDDIFLLTYGDGLSDINIDKLIQFHKEKGKTVTLTGIRKQSQYGILELENGIATKFVEKPEMNSIINGGFFVCNRDFFRYLSDDPQCVLEENPLKNLIKDEELAIYEHDGLWMSIDTPKDLVEANKIWKS, via the coding sequence GTGAAAGTTGTTATTTTGTGCGGTGGAAAGGGACTTAGAATGAGAGGATTGGAAGAAAATATACCAAAGGCACTAGCACGGGTAAATGGTAAACCTATTATTTGGCATATTATGAAATTATATAGTCAATATGGATATAATGAATTTATTTTGCCACTTGGATATCAAGGAGAAAAAATTAAAGAATACTTCATTGAATACAAGTGGAAGGAAAGTGATTTAGAGCTAGTATTGAACGAGAACAACCCTATTCCACTAAATAACATAGAAGATTGGTCCATCACATTTGCAGATACCGGTTTAGAAACTATGACTGGCGCTAGAATAAAAAATATTGAGAAATATGTAGATGATGATATCTTTTTACTCACTTATGGGGATGGACTATCAGATATTAATATTGATAAATTGATTCAGTTTCATAAGGAAAAAGGGAAAACAGTTACTCTTACAGGAATAAGAAAACAAAGTCAATACGGTATTCTAGAATTAGAAAACGGGATTGCAACAAAATTTGTAGAAAAACCTGAGATGAACTCAATCATTAATGGAGGATTCTTCGTATGTAATCGAGACTTTTTTCGTTATTTAAGTGATGATCCACAATGTGTTCTTGAAGAGAATCCATTAAAGAATTTGATCAAAGATGAAGAACTAGCAATCTACGAGCATGATGGATTATGGATGTCGATTGATACACCGAAAGATCTAGTTGAAGCAAATAAAATATGGAAATCATAG
- a CDS encoding glycosyltransferase family 2 protein: MLGVTVVIPLYNKENYIKRAVQSVLSQTVQTFEIVIIDDGSTDNSYNIVAEIRDPRIRVIQQNNAGASAARNRGIEEAKTSLIAFLDADDEWKPTFLETVFHLIEKYPEAGAYATAYQIILQNGRKITPKIESIPPIPWEGLIDQYCKSVLRDLPIISSAVVIPKKTFEKVGLFAINHHHGEDQDMWFRISVHDQIAYSHTNQVTYYRGLPNSMCTILHTSQPYPIIETIKNSLRSKEVEASNELREYLAKLELDYADRLIKTNRLKEGLSLVKGMSTKRYKVKKLKIFFLFLKQMLLTALGWDIRMTQK; the protein is encoded by the coding sequence ATGCTCGGTGTCACAGTAGTCATACCACTTTACAACAAGGAAAACTATATAAAAAGAGCAGTACAATCTGTTTTGAGCCAGACTGTTCAAACATTTGAAATTGTGATTATTGATGATGGATCAACAGATAACAGCTATAATATTGTGGCGGAAATTAGAGATCCGCGTATTCGAGTAATTCAACAAAACAATGCAGGAGCTTCTGCGGCTAGAAACAGAGGGATAGAGGAAGCAAAAACTAGTCTAATCGCATTTTTAGATGCGGATGATGAATGGAAACCTACATTTCTTGAGACTGTCTTTCATTTAATCGAGAAATATCCAGAAGCAGGAGCATATGCTACGGCATATCAAATCATTTTACAAAACGGTCGAAAAATTACACCAAAAATTGAATCTATTCCTCCAATACCATGGGAGGGTCTAATCGATCAATATTGTAAGAGTGTTCTTAGGGATCTTCCCATTATCTCTTCAGCAGTCGTTATTCCAAAGAAGACGTTTGAAAAAGTAGGCCTTTTTGCGATTAATCATCACCATGGGGAAGACCAAGATATGTGGTTTAGAATTAGTGTTCATGATCAAATTGCATATAGTCATACAAATCAAGTTACTTACTATCGTGGACTTCCAAATAGTATGTGTACAATCCTCCATACATCACAACCCTATCCAATAATTGAAACGATAAAAAATAGTTTAAGAAGTAAAGAGGTAGAGGCCTCAAATGAATTGAGGGAATATTTGGCTAAATTAGAACTGGACTATGCTGATCGACTTATAAAAACGAACCGTCTTAAAGAAGGCCTCAGTCTTGTTAAAGGTATGAGCACGAAACGCTATAAAGTGAAAAAGTTAAAAATTTTCTTTTTATTTCTAAAGCAGATGCTTCTCACTGCATTAGGTTGGGATATCCGAATGACACAAAAGTAA
- a CDS encoding polysaccharide pyruvyl transferase family protein, with the protein MRKILLSGYYGEYNTGDDVLLASASWGCNQFLQSNKILATSVRIPSFEKELPVLPLYVEREKSKSENLVRLYYHALTSNMIVFGGGSVFHSTDKLTRDADLIDLSRGEAAIALGVSFGPFRDSGAEQACKKFINKLSYIGVRDEDSFNIVKSLAPDLNIEKTFDLAPLFPFSQQGNNLNNSSSKRRGLAISLCHYERYIGLNTDVEKRRFEKILNVLNRLTLEDVEELIFIDFNGHRVLGDFDIHSEIIKKLNTEIPVTRIPYQHNPAVVLNLISRCRGIVGMRLHSCIFGYMTETPTVILSYHPKCMGWAKEIQANTGFTIDSTQFEEEQLYSSIMNILHDKYIPPILPLPNAQKLAMKNWEGALCSVSQ; encoded by the coding sequence ATGAGGAAAATTCTATTATCTGGTTATTACGGTGAGTACAACACTGGTGATGATGTGCTATTAGCATCAGCATCTTGGGGATGCAACCAATTTCTTCAATCTAATAAAATACTGGCAACTTCAGTTCGTATCCCTAGCTTTGAAAAAGAACTACCTGTATTACCCTTGTATGTGGAGAGAGAAAAAAGTAAGAGTGAAAATTTAGTGAGATTATATTACCATGCATTAACATCTAATATGATTGTTTTTGGGGGAGGATCTGTCTTTCATTCAACGGATAAATTGACGCGAGACGCAGACTTAATTGATTTAAGTAGAGGAGAAGCTGCGATTGCATTAGGTGTTTCCTTTGGTCCATTTAGAGATAGTGGAGCAGAACAAGCATGTAAGAAATTTATAAATAAGCTTTCCTATATTGGCGTACGTGATGAAGATAGCTTCAATATTGTAAAAAGTTTAGCACCAGATCTAAACATTGAGAAAACGTTTGATCTAGCTCCACTTTTTCCATTTTCACAACAAGGTAACAACCTAAATAATAGTTCATCAAAAAGAAGAGGACTAGCTATTTCATTATGTCATTATGAAAGATATATTGGCTTAAATACTGATGTCGAGAAAAGAAGATTCGAAAAAATCTTAAATGTGTTAAATCGTCTAACATTAGAAGATGTTGAAGAACTAATTTTTATTGACTTTAACGGTCACCGAGTATTAGGAGATTTTGATATTCACAGCGAAATCATAAAAAAGCTTAACACAGAAATTCCAGTCACACGAATTCCCTATCAGCATAATCCAGCTGTAGTATTAAACCTAATTTCAAGATGTAGAGGGATTGTGGGGATGAGACTTCATAGTTGTATTTTTGGTTATATGACGGAAACTCCTACAGTGATCTTATCCTACCATCCAAAATGCATGGGTTGGGCAAAGGAAATTCAGGCAAACACCGGTTTTACAATTGATTCAACTCAGTTTGAAGAGGAGCAGTTGTATTCATCTATTATGAATATTTTGCACGATAAGTACATTCCACCAATTTTACCCCTTCCAAATGCCCAAAAACTTGCAATGAAAAATTGGGAGGGAGCACTATGCTCGGTGTCACAGTAG